A genome region from Plasmodium vinckei vinckei genome assembly, chromosome: PVVCY_07 includes the following:
- a CDS encoding 60S ribosomal protein L15, putative — MGAYKYIQEIWKKKQSDAMHFLLRVRTWEYRQLPVVHRVSKPSRPDKAKRLGYKALQGFVIYRVRVRRGDRKKRVRKGVVHGKPKHQGVHKQKSARNLKSVAEGKVGKSICGNLRVLNSYWVGQDAVYKYYEVILVDPMHNAVRNNASINWICDPVHKHRELRGLTSAGKKYRGLRVKGHLSAKSRPSIRANWKRRQLIKLKKRR, encoded by the exons atgggagCATACAAGTATATTCAGgaaatatggaaaaaaaaacaatcaGATGCTATGCATTTTTTGCTACGTGTCAGAACTTGGGAGTATAG GCAATTACCAGTTGTTCATAGAGTATCTAAACCAAGCAGACCAGATAAAGCAAAAAGATTAGGATATAAAGCTCTTCAAGgttttgtaatatatagAGTAAGAGTTCGAAGAGGGGATAGAAAAAAGAGAGTAAGAAAAGGTGTTGTTCATGGAAAGCCAAAACACCAAGGTGTTCATAAACAAAAATCAGCAagaaatttaaaaagtgtCGCTGAAGGTAAAGTAGGTAAAAGTATTTGTGGAAATTTAAGAGTTTTAAATAGTTATTGGGTAGGTCAAGATGcagtatataaatattatgaagtTATATTAGTAGACCCAATGCATAATGCAGTAAGAAATAATGCTAGCATAAATTGGATTTGTGATCCAGTACATAAACATAGAGAATTAAGAGGTTTAACTTCAGCAGGAAAGAAATATAGAGGTTTACGTGTTAAAGGTCATTTATCTGCTAAGAGTAGACCATCTATAAGAGCCAACTGGAAGAGAAGacaattaataaaattaaaaaaacgtagataa
- a CDS encoding RNA-binding protein, putative gives MSSSRMDTPKDLSEMTDSDFSNFDDKTDEKNELSEQNEKQEEEKKNNKKVSLKKSKKKSSISSKSSQKNNKKVIQNKAKKKSHAPPAHPPPPSRPPPPPPPPFIPKEKQQNWKLKKKTNNNEINNDLVSINNSVGNINNPHYRTSEPYIYNKSLSIGPPHGPTPPYPSNIYNHTSSINSPPCANTNVKVNLQTNPNYNNSFKKNYKINSAPEPEPYITASPTLIPAPGQQPNTPMNIQVERKHTLISNNSINQNKDYPYMDMQHNNTNFSFSPNIKQPYQNMSIPPNPNYYPVNPPPNHLRPTDYIEDKMYYPNYQTNIDHNNTPKYYPPGVNTWNGAAPPPIPNSPYQGSPKYPAHDHNPDKMSYKDKPIRIGSGPYDAKPHNIIITNIPRNLTSRDLMETFKCMGNVLGAGIMMTSKGEHSGCAYVTFPNIEIAALAASRYDGGTLNNQKIKVFIE, from the exons ATGAGTAGTAGCAGAATGGATACCCCCAAAGATTTGTCTGAAATGACTGACAGTGATTTTTCTAACTTTGACGATAAAAcggatgaaaaaaatgagctaagtgaacaaaatgaaaaacaagaagaagaaaaaaaaaataataagaaaGTGTCATTAAAAAAGTCAAAGAAAAAGTCATCCATATCTTCAAAAAGTagccaaaaaaataataaaaaagtaattcaaaataaagcaaaaaaaaaatcacaTGCCCCACCGGCTCATCCGCCTCCACCTAGTCGGCCTCCTCCTCCACCACCACCTCCATTTATTccaaaagaaaaacaacaaaattggaaattaaaaaaaaaaacaaacaataATGAGATTAATAATGATCTAGTTTCAATAAACAATTCTGTAGGCAATATTAATAACCCACATTATAGAACTAGCGAaccatatatttataataaaagtttAAGTATTGGCCCACCTCATGGTCCGACTCCTCCATACCcttcaaatatttataatcatACTTCGAGCATAAATTCACCACCATGTGCAAACACAAATGTAAAGGTAAATCTACAAACAAATCCTAactataataatagttttaaaaaaaattataaaataaatagtgCCCCAGAGCCTGAACCATATATCACAGCATCACCAACATTAATACCAGCACCGGGACAGCAACCAAATACTCCAATGAATATACAAGTTGAGAGGAAACATACACTTATATCTAATAATtcaataaatcaaaataaagacTATCCATATATGGATATGCaacataataatactaatttttcattctcACCAAACATAAAACAACCATATCAAAATATGTCAATTCCACCGAATCCTAACTATTATCCTGTCAATCCACCACCAAATCATTTACGACCAACTGATTATATAGAAGATAAAATGTACTATCCAAACTATCAAACTAATATTGATCATAATAATACTCCTAAGTATTACCCACCAG GTGTAAATACCTGGAATGGCGCCGCGCCGCCTCCTATCCCAAACAGCCCATATCAAGGAAGCCCAAAATATCCAGCAC atgATCACAACCCAGACAAAATGAGCTATAAGGATAAGCCAATCAGAATTGGCAGTGGCCCCTATGATGCAAAACCACATAATATAATCATTacaaat ATACCCAGAAATTTAACATCAAGAGATCTTATGGAAACATTTAAATGCATGGGAAATGTTTTAGGAGCAGGAATTATGATGACTAGCAAG GGGGAACATTCAGGGTGTGCTTATGTGACATTCCCAAATATCGAAATCGCGGCATTGGCAGCAA gTCGATATGATGGAGGGACATTGAATAAtcagaaaataaaagtttttatagaataa
- a CDS encoding glutamyl-tRNA(Gln) amidotransferase subunit A, putative, translating to MYLQCTAILYIIICLLDFEVFNNLQFIIIINGQKVVRTKGNIYNGRTKNINKHTHTKKEKNRWLPFFIFNKARYINDRFVKKRNKLHTHSVLNENNNYKESNNSHIYQIRKEILSSPGNIKSIIEKHVINKVLYGNINKYNSFSYIYNSDEIYEQVSKLYEIYEQCNKLSLKLPKLFGLPIVLKDNIITKGIPTTGGSKILSNYKSSYDSTVVKKLKKHGAIIIGKTRLDEFAMGSCTGNVQNPFNEKYLSCGGSSGGSASCVGSKILNCSVNTDTGGSIRTPAALCGCIGLKPTYGRISRYGIIPYNEETDVVGLIVNNVYDCSILLDCLSGYDKNDLKSVHEKKKKKYHLLLKKYEQSEIFKSEKPLKNMKFGYLSKDLLKKYFVDDTVCDHYDMVMKNIKDMGGILINTNIYKLVEYCYIYYMYSMIVANSNIARMNGINYNIPNINNENNFIAKLRSNLIDENVLARIIGGSIISTYFEKNNKKINFRHVFLIVKNKLISRLNEIFEQVNFILLPSLPRSNNIKEGCNINISPSHENSLKNEINSEKEHTQNNNKNNLSVESSDMYNKYMREIFFIISSITGFPSIVIPSGEFTKNLNEPQSFQLLNPKLNEHELLKVALAYKDKMGVNKKLLHNLENKAS from the coding sequence ATGTATCTCCAATGTACggcaatattatatattataatatgtttaCTTGATTTTGAGGTTTTCAATAATTTAcaattcattattataattaacgGTCAGAAGGTTGTAAGGACaaaaggaaatatatataatggaagaacaaaaaatataaataagcatACACATAcgaagaaagaaaaaaatagatggttaccattttttatattcaacaAAGCTCGATATATTAATGATAggtttgtaaaaaaaagaaataaattgcATACCCATAGCGTactaaatgaaaataataattataaagaatCAAATAACTCtcatatatatcaaataagaaaagaaatattatcatcccctggaaatataaaaagtattaTTGAAAAACATGTTATTAACAAAGTTTTGtatggaaatataaataaatacaatagcttttcatatatatacaacagtgatgaaatatatgaacaagtcagcaaattatatgaaatttATGAACAATGCAATAAATTGTCCTTAAAATTGCCCAAATTATTTGGTCTTCctattgttttaaaagacaatataataacaaagGGCATCCCAACAACAGGAGGaagtaaaatattatcaaattataaaagttCTTATGATAGTACagttgtaaaaaaattaaaaaaacatggaGCAATTATTATTGGGAAAACACGTTTAGATGAATTTGCCATGGGATCATGCACAGGTAATGTACAAAATccatttaatgaaaaatatttatcttGTGGTGGGTCATCTGGTGGTTCAGCTAGCTGTGTTGGATCAAAAATTCTGAACTGTTCAGTAAATACGGATACAGGTGGATCAATTCGAACACCCGCTGCATTGTGTGGATGTATAGGATTAAAACCTACTTATGGAAGAATAAGTAGATATGGTATTATACCATATAATGAAGAGACGGATGTAGTCGGTTTAATAGTTAATAATGTTTATGATTGTAGTATATTATTAGATTGCTTATCTGGATATGacaaaaatgatttaaaaagtgtgcatgaaaaaaaaaaaaaaaaatatcatttattattaaaaaaatatgaacagtcagaaatatttaaaagcGAAAAgccattaaaaaatatgaaatttgGATATTTAAGTAAAGATttattaaagaaatattttgttgACGATACTGTATGTGATCATTATGATATggtaatgaaaaatattaaagacATGGGGggaatattaataaatacaaatatatataaactgGTTGaatattgttatatatattatatgtactCAATGATAGTAGCAAATAGTAATATAGCAAGAATGAATggaattaattataatattcctaatataaataatgaaaataattttattgcaAAATTACGATCAAATTTAATAGATGAAAATGTTTTAGCACGAATAATTGGAGGGTCAATTATATCaacatattttgaaaaaaataataaaaaaataaatttccGTCATGTCTTtttaatagtaaaaaataaattgatTTCACGTTTAAATGAGATTTTTGAGCaagttaattttattttattaccaTCATTACCTAGATCGAATAATATAAAGGAAGGTTgtaacataaatatttctccATCCCATGAAAacagtttaaaaaatgaaataaattcaGAAAAAGAACACactcaaaataataataaaaacaatttatCTGTAGAAAGTAGTGATATgtacaataaatatatgagagaaatattttttattatatcctCTATTACAGGATTTCCGAGTATTGTTATACCATCAGGTGAATTTACTAAAAATTTGAATGAACCTCAATCTTTTCAATTATTAAAtccaaaattaaatgaacaTGAACTATTAAAAGTTGCCTTAGCATACAAGGATAAAATGggtgttaataaaaaattgctTCACAATTTGGAAAATAAAGCTAGTTAA
- a CDS encoding DNA helicase MCM9, putative, producing the protein MSLSSSDSSIFSDTDYGGSSEEDGDITNREETIENVKFYNKILIKLFLKNKKYYEQIKTIALNYISKLEDIEFFNVEKVVEERNDHIYNFYFDTYDAIEYGENKLIYYIQNDFHKFIDVINNYSIPFFFRLIFLSCYFEVLRNEEILRRNTSKKNQKKQTYKETNLEHYKIGEPDQTNEIIKNMNSNSIDSLIMAAENDMNNSEKEMNTYNEDIESHTLDQSKLSDDDKLAKQKLSTEDDKKGIHFCDFIDYEFNKDKELMEEIDLYSACLMKGILYSYKSYEFLRDSNIKSKINNCLKIIFDKHNIKLKCRIVNVPFLHNMHINNLQEIESNKYIGKFISTEGIITRVGEKKILEEYKKYRCMSCDHIIKKKAIPELYYNTQPVIKCQNVVNTNSDPHKVDIMLYKNFIKGKGKDKVIGKGGVEKKANYNRNKFSMKFKVRKNSMDDNNIQPGMVSQKVCNKTNFEFLENEVQRVDYQEIKIKETSNANIPFSITVVVLENLVGKHYPGKKVIINGIILRRWKRLYRDIRCDTELFIEANNIEVNELGNSKGNEILIDNDFTKSVHSLINESEACTKLKRLDQENTIQGIPLEKENYEQKSQTDKYQTGSTLIRDMHVTGTRSQNRGIEQEINIFEKYWSAFKDNKIEGKKNICESVCPNLYNCKISKLSVLLVLIGGNKINEFDSFYAENNRWKKYFNRNEENDESDDSNFHDDLIKRNEGFENDEGKGIFLDNDNIYRRQNEGKKKKKNNNVLYDSLKRKGGKRSKKMTKEISVDNYHKRSLCHLLLVGNPGTGKSQLLKEIKNLTNICTNVSGMFCTTAGLTCAAIKEGNNFMLESGALVLADNGVCCIDEFCLMKTENKNAIHEAMEQLSISIAKAGIVDKLNCRCTIIGASNFEIHKNMNGTIDKCQDQVLIINLSYALLSRFDLVVITEDSDETDARVADCVLRQGEDGTNLENKNEHSKEKIIHLENSENDELAKYANFEKKNSEQARNFFTKKITWPSEKLKEYIYYLKNNFFPNFTKSSKLILITYYSHLRKYNNGDNGTTIRSLESLIRLSEAHSKLMYNNIVTTDDVINIILLVELSLRSYKIGIKINGNNNILIAKTGIIENLKHILLTYNQDNHTFKLLDDVLFDKSLYNYFKSVILNKLGLSEQDGVVHSGLQ; encoded by the coding sequence ATGTCACTCTCGAGCTCAGACTCCAGCATTTTTAGTGACACCGATTATGGTGGTAGCAGCGAAGAAGATGGTGATATTACCAACAGAGAGGAGACTATAGAAAATgtgaaattttataataagatattaataaaactatttttaaaaaataaaaaatattatgaacaaataaaaactatagctcttaattatattagtaAATTAGAAGatattgaattttttaatgtagAAAAAGTTGTAGAAGAAAGAAATGAccatatatacaatttttattttgatacaTATGACGCAATTGAATATggagaaaataaattaatttattacattCAAAATgattttcataaatttattgatgttataaataattattccaTCCCATTCTTCTTTagacttatttttttgagtTGCTATTTTGAAGTCCTTCGaaatgaagaaatattAAGACGAAATACGTCTAAAAAAAACCAAAAGAAACAAACTTATAAAGAAACAAATTTAGAGCATTATAAAATTGGTGAACCTGATCAAACCaatgaaattattaaaaatatgaattcCAATTCTATAGACAGCCTTATCATGGCAGCTGAAAATGATATGAACAACTcagaaaaagaaatgaatACATATAACGAAGATATAGAAAGTCACACATTAGACCAGTCTAAGTTGAGTGATGATGATAAGTTGGCTAAACAGAAACTATCCACAGAAGAcgataaaaaaggaatacaCTTTTGCGATTTTATAGATTATGAATTTAACAAAGATAAGGAATTAATGGAAGAAATAGATTTATATAGTGCCTGTTTAATGAAAggcattttatattcttataaaagttatgaatttttaagagacagtaatataaaatcaaaaataaataactgcttaaaaataatatttgataagcataatataaaactaAAATGCAGGATTGTAAATGTTccatttttacataatatgcacataaataatttgcAAGAAATAgaaagtaataaatatattgggAAATTTATAAGTACAGAAGGTATAATAACAAGAGTTggcgaaaaaaaaatattggaagaatataaaaaatatagatgcATGAGTTGTgatcatattattaaaaaaaaagccaTACCTGAATTGTATTATAATACTCAACCTGTTATCAAGTGTCAAAATGTTGTAAATACAAATAGCGATCCTCATAAAGTAGATATTAtgctatataaaaattttatcaaaGGAAAAGGCAAAGATAAAGTAATTGGCAAAGGGGGAGTAGAAAAGAAAGCCAATTACAATAGGAATAAATTCAGCATGAAATTCAAAGTACGAAAAAATTCTATggatgataataatatccAACCGGGGATGGTATCTCAAAAAGTTTGCAACAAAACCAACTTTGaatttttagaaaatgaaGTTCAAAGAGTAGATTAccaagaaataaaaatcaaagAAACAAGTAATGCAAATATTCCATTTTCAATAACCGTAGTGGTATTAGAAAATTTAGTAGGAAAACATTACCCTggaaaaaaagtaataataaatggaaTAATTTTAAGGAGGTGGAAAAGGTTGTATAGAGATATCAGATGTGATACagaattatttattgaaGCTAACAATATTGAAGTTAATGAATTAGGAAATTCAAAAGGcaatgaaatattaatagACAATGATTTTACAAAAAGCGTGCATAGCCTTATTAATGAGTCGGAAGCCTGTACAAAATTGAAGCGTCTAGATCAGGAAAATACTATTCAGGGCATACCACTAGAAAAAGAGAACTACGAACAAAAATCACAGACAGATAAATATCAAACTGGCTCAACACTTATAAGAGATATGCATGTTACAGGAACTCGGTCCCAAAATAGAGGAATAGAacaagaaataaatatttttgaaaaatattggTCTGCCTTTAAAGACAATAAAATTGaagggaaaaaaaatatatgtgaaAGTGTGTGCCctaatttgtataattgtaaaatatCTAAACTGTCAGTATTACTTGTCTTAATAGGAGgcaacaaaataaatgaatttgATTCATTTTATGCTGAAAATAATCGTTGGAAAAAGTATTTCAATCGAAATGaggaaaatgatgaaagtGACGATAGTAATTTTCATGATGACTTGATAAAACGGAATGAAGGTTTCGAGAATGACGAGGGAAAAGGCATATTTTTAGATAAtgacaatatatataggagACAAAATGAaggcaaaaaaaaaaaaaaaaataataatgtgtTATATGATAGCTTGAAAAGAAAAGGAGGAAAAcgatcaaaaaaaatgacaaaagAAATTTCTGTAGATAATTATCATAAAAGATCATTATGCCATTTGTTATTAGTTGGAAATCCAGGAACAGGAAAATCGCAATTAttaaaggaaataaaaaatttaacaaatatatgtacTAATGTATCTGGAATGTTTTGTACAACAGCTGGTTTAACATGTGCAGCGATAAAAGAAGGAAACAACTTTATGTTAGAAAGTGGGGCTCTAGTTTTAGCAGATAATGGGGTATGTTGTATTGATGAATTTTGTTTAATGAAAacggaaaataaaaatgctaTACATGAAGCTATGGAACAATTATCTATATCTATAGCAAAAGCAGGTATAGTAGACAAATTAAATTGTAGGTGCACTATTATCGGTGCAtcaaattttgaaatacataaaaatatgaatggAACTATAGATAAATGTCAAGATCAAGTACTTATTATAAATCTCTCATATGCTTTATTAAGTAGATTTGATTTAGTAGTTATAACAGAAGACAGTGATGAAACAGATGCCAGAGTTGCTGATTGTGTTTTGCGTCAGGGTGAGGATGGAACcaatttagaaaataaaaatgagcatagcaaggaaaaaataatacatttgGAAAATAGCGAAAATGACGAACTAGCCAAATATgcaaattttgaaaaaaaaaattctgaACAAGCaagaaatttttttactaaaaaGATAACATGGCCTAgcgaaaaattaaaagaatatatatattatttaaaaaataatttttttccaaattttacaaaaagttcaaaattaattttaataacatATTATTCGCatttaagaaaatataataatggaGATAATGGAACAACCATTCGTTCATTAGAAAGTTTAATTCGATTAAGTGAAGCTCATTCGAAATtaatgtataataatatagttaCAACAGATGatgttataaatattattttattggtTGAGCTTAGTTTACGTAGTTATAAAATaggtataaaaataaatggaaataataatattttaattgcAAAGACGGGAATTATTGAAAActtaaaacatattttattaacatataATCAAGATAATCATACATTCAAATTATTAGATgatgttttatttgataaaagtttatataattattttaaatctGTAATTTTAAACAAGTTAGGTTTGTCGGAACAAGATGGCGTTGTTCATAGTGGCCTACAATAG